The Chloroflexota bacterium genome window below encodes:
- a CDS encoding 1-acyl-sn-glycerol-3-phosphate acyltransferase produces MERVGNRPNNSSRRWPRREYNGNILQRCFGIASPMTSKTYIPWRTTYDPARWKAKRRVLRFALRTVGFPLLARMGKVEGVERVPREGRVILMFNHIAFIDPIAVLHACPRDAVPMMKAEALAFPFIGYLPRWWGVVPIWRGEVDLLAIRQSLAVLEAEEPLLIAPEGTRSNSLLRGKLGMAYLAARAQAPVVPVAVEGTQGFPTWPLSPRWWGEKVSIRFGRPFRFTVARRNPNRRLLQQMTDEAMYILAAMLPPHRRGYYADLSRATRHTIRWLDEDSVEEPQPLRPVLK; encoded by the coding sequence ATGGAGCGCGTTGGCAACAGGCCCAATAATTCGTCGCGCCGATGGCCCAGGCGCGAGTATAATGGGAACATTCTCCAACGCTGTTTTGGCATTGCATCGCCTATGACATCAAAGACTTACATTCCCTGGCGGACGACTTACGACCCGGCTCGTTGGAAGGCAAAGCGCCGCGTTTTGCGTTTCGCACTGCGCACGGTGGGTTTCCCGTTGTTGGCCCGAATGGGCAAGGTGGAAGGCGTGGAGCGCGTGCCTCGCGAGGGCCGAGTCATTTTGATGTTCAATCACATTGCTTTCATTGACCCTATCGCGGTGCTGCACGCCTGCCCGCGCGATGCGGTGCCTATGATGAAGGCCGAGGCGCTGGCTTTTCCTTTTATTGGCTATTTGCCGCGCTGGTGGGGGGTGGTGCCTATTTGGCGCGGTGAAGTCGATTTGCTGGCGATTCGCCAGTCGTTGGCCGTGTTGGAGGCAGAGGAACCACTGTTGATTGCCCCGGAGGGCACCCGCAGCAATAGCCTTTTGCGCGGCAAACTGGGCATGGCCTATCTCGCGGCGCGTGCCCAGGCTCCGGTGGTTCCTGTGGCGGTGGAAGGCACCCAGGGCTTTCCGACGTGGCCGCTTTCTCCCCGTTGGTGGGGTGAGAAGGTGAGTATTCGGTTTGGGCGGCCTTTCCGCTTTACGGTGGCGCGCCGCAACCCCAACCGCCGCCTTTTGCAGCAGATGACCGATGAGGCGATGTACATTTTGGCGGCGATGCTGCCGCCCCATCGGCGGGGTTACTACGCGGACCTTTCCCGCGCGACGCGTCATACCATCCGTTGGCTGGATGAGGACAGCGTTGAGGAACCCCAACCATTGCGCCCCGTGCTAAAATGA
- the yjjX gene encoding non-canonical purine NTP phosphatase, with protein sequence MEVVVASQRKVWVVVASQNPVKQEAVRRAFRRAFPQAVLRVEGVAVPSGVSAQPVGDAETRRGARQRAERARQAVPQADFWVGLEGGVAWQGEDLFSFAWVAVLRNDGVWGEARTAAFALPPRVVAFLREGLELGEADDRVFGEHNSKQKMGAVGLLTDGLIDRTTLYEHALVLALIPYGARWQQAQ encoded by the coding sequence TTGGAGGTGGTTGTGGCATCTCAGCGAAAGGTTTGGGTGGTGGTGGCCTCGCAAAATCCGGTGAAGCAAGAGGCCGTGCGGCGAGCGTTTCGGCGGGCTTTCCCGCAGGCGGTGTTGCGGGTGGAGGGCGTGGCGGTGCCTTCGGGGGTTAGCGCCCAGCCCGTGGGCGATGCGGAAACCCGGCGCGGCGCGCGTCAGCGGGCTGAGCGGGCACGGCAAGCGGTGCCCCAGGCCGATTTTTGGGTGGGCCTGGAAGGCGGGGTGGCATGGCAGGGGGAAGATCTCTTTTCCTTCGCGTGGGTGGCTGTGTTGCGTAACGATGGCGTGTGGGGCGAGGCTCGCACGGCGGCTTTTGCCTTGCCGCCGCGGGTGGTGGCTTTCCTGCGAGAGGGATTGGAGTTGGGGGAGGCCGACGACCGTGTGTTTGGCGAGCATAACAGCAAACAGAAAATGGGGGCAGTGGGTTTGCTTACCGACGGCTTGATTGACCGCACGACCTTATATGAACATGCCCTGGTGTTGGCGCTGATTCCTTATGGAGCGCGTTGGCAACAGGCCCAATAA